One Lottiidibacillus patelloidae DNA segment encodes these proteins:
- the obgE gene encoding GTPase ObgE, with translation MFVDQVKIYVKGGDGGNGMVAFRREKYVPKGGPAGGDGGNGSDVVFKVEEGLSTLIDFRYKRHFKAPRGEHGRSKGQHGKNADDMVVKVPPGTIVYNAETGETIADLVHHGQTAVIAKGGRGGRGNTRFATPANPAPEISENGEPGEEREIKLELKVLADVGLVGFPSVGKSTLLSVVSAARPKIAEYHFTTIAPNLGMVETGDGRSFVMADLPGLIEGAHAGVGLGHQFLRHIERTRVIVHVVDMSGLEGRDPYDDYQKINEELGQYNLRLLERPQVVAANKMDMPDSEENLAKFKEQIGDDVKVFPISSVTREGIRDMLFEVANLIEKTPEFPLEEKEEVLERVLYKHEAEEVPFTITRDSAGIFVLEGAKIEKMFKMTNFERDESIKRFAKQMRTLGVDEALRARGAEDGDLVRILEYEFEFVE, from the coding sequence ATGTTTGTCGATCAAGTCAAGATATATGTAAAAGGTGGAGACGGCGGAAATGGCATGGTAGCCTTTCGTCGTGAGAAATATGTACCAAAAGGTGGACCAGCTGGCGGAGACGGTGGTAATGGTTCTGATGTTGTTTTTAAAGTAGAAGAAGGACTTAGCACATTAATTGATTTCCGTTATAAGCGTCATTTCAAGGCACCTAGAGGTGAGCATGGACGTTCAAAAGGGCAACACGGAAAAAATGCTGATGATATGGTTGTTAAAGTACCACCAGGCACAATTGTCTACAATGCTGAAACTGGTGAAACGATTGCTGATTTAGTACATCATGGACAAACAGCTGTCATTGCTAAAGGTGGTCGTGGCGGACGTGGTAACACGCGATTTGCAACACCAGCAAACCCGGCTCCAGAAATCTCTGAAAATGGTGAACCTGGGGAAGAGCGTGAAATTAAATTAGAATTAAAGGTATTAGCAGATGTCGGTTTAGTCGGCTTCCCAAGTGTTGGGAAATCAACATTACTTTCTGTAGTATCTGCAGCAAGACCGAAAATTGCTGAATACCACTTTACAACAATTGCTCCTAACTTAGGGATGGTTGAAACTGGTGATGGTCGTAGTTTCGTTATGGCCGATTTACCTGGACTAATTGAAGGTGCTCATGCAGGTGTCGGTTTAGGGCATCAGTTCTTACGACATATTGAGCGTACACGTGTCATTGTCCACGTTGTAGATATGTCTGGTTTAGAGGGTAGAGATCCTTATGATGACTATCAAAAGATTAATGAAGAGCTTGGGCAATATAACTTACGTCTTCTAGAAAGACCGCAAGTTGTTGCTGCGAATAAAATGGACATGCCAGACTCTGAAGAAAATTTAGCTAAATTTAAAGAGCAAATTGGTGACGATGTTAAAGTGTTCCCTATTTCTTCTGTTACAAGAGAGGGAATTAGAGATATGCTATTTGAAGTTGCCAATTTAATTGAAAAAACTCCTGAGTTTCCACTTGAGGAAAAAGAAGAAGTACTTGAAAGAGTTCTTTATAAACATGAGGCGGAAGAAGTACCATTTACAATTACTAGAGATAGTGCAGGTATTTTCGTCCTTGAGGGAGCAAAAATTGAAAAAATGTTTAAAATGACGAACTTCGAGCGAGATGAGTCTATTAAACGATTTGCAAAGCAAATGCGTACGCTTGGTGTTGATGAAGCATTACGAGCTCGTGGTGCTGAAGACGGCGATTTAGTTCGTATTTTAGAATATGAATTTGAGTTTGTAGAATAA
- a CDS encoding Spo0B C-terminal domain-containing protein — protein MKKNWDTIELLRHCRHDWLNQLQLIKGNLALNNVEKVHAIIEDIVQRTSNESNLSNLHANKLASYLLTVNWEGNPFVVDFEITNSGVQLSKYDEMLTKWFTQFFLTLKDVACEGVENHIMLSFQLYKEEQSIVVDFSGKVNDTSSIEKMLHNQLGSNMSIKDISIHEEELVFTLRLNEVK, from the coding sequence ATGAAAAAAAATTGGGATACAATAGAGCTATTAAGACACTGTCGTCATGATTGGCTTAATCAATTACAACTAATTAAAGGTAATTTAGCGTTAAATAATGTTGAAAAAGTACATGCTATAATAGAAGACATCGTTCAACGAACATCAAACGAATCGAACTTATCCAATTTACACGCAAATAAACTTGCAAGTTACTTGCTAACAGTTAATTGGGAAGGAAATCCATTTGTCGTTGACTTTGAAATTACGAATAGTGGTGTACAATTATCGAAATATGATGAAATGTTAACGAAGTGGTTTACGCAATTCTTTCTTACTTTGAAAGATGTCGCTTGTGAAGGTGTAGAAAACCATATTATGTTATCGTTCCAATTGTATAAGGAAGAACAATCGATAGTTGTTGATTTTTCTGGAAAAGTTAATGATACTAGTAGCATTGAAAAAATGTTACATAATCAATTGGGAAGTAACATGAGCATAAAAGACATATCAATACATGAAGAAGAGTTAGTATTTACCCTTCGATTAAACGAGGTGAAATAA
- the rpmA gene encoding 50S ribosomal protein L27 encodes MLKLNLQFFASKKGVGSTKNGRDSISKRLGAKRADGQFVTGGSILYRQRGTKIYPGHNVGIGGDDTLFAKVDGVVKFERYGRDRKKVSVYPVAQEA; translated from the coding sequence ATGTTAAAATTAAACCTTCAATTCTTTGCATCGAAAAAAGGGGTAGGTAGTACAAAGAACGGACGTGACTCTATCTCAAAGCGTCTTGGTGCAAAGCGTGCTGATGGACAATTCGTAACTGGTGGTTCTATTCTTTATCGCCAACGTGGTACGAAAATCTATCCAGGACACAATGTTGGTATTGGTGGAGACGATACTTTATTCGCGAAAGTTGATGGCGTTGTTAAATTCGAACGTTATGGACGTGACCGTAAAAAAGTAAGTGTATACCCTGTAGCACAAGAAGCTTAA
- a CDS encoding ribosomal-processing cysteine protease Prp, with amino-acid sequence MITVNITRENHKIRAFELSGHAESGPHGHDLVCAAVSSVVFGMENAIDTLCGVELEATMNEDGGYLHCSVPKQISGKTYDDMQLLLEAMLVALRAIESEGKQYLKIIDK; translated from the coding sequence ATGATTACCGTTAACATTACACGTGAAAATCATAAAATTCGCGCTTTTGAGTTAAGTGGTCATGCAGAGTCAGGTCCTCACGGTCATGATCTCGTATGTGCAGCCGTTTCTTCTGTTGTTTTCGGCATGGAAAATGCCATCGATACCCTTTGTGGTGTCGAATTAGAAGCAACGATGAATGAAGATGGTGGTTACTTACATTGCAGTGTCCCGAAGCAAATTAGCGGAAAAACATATGATGATATGCAACTGCTTTTAGAAGCAATGCTCGTTGCTTTAAGGGCAATCGAGAGTGAAGGAAAGCAGTACTTAAAAATTATTGATAAATAG
- the rplU gene encoding 50S ribosomal protein L21, with the protein MYAIIETGGKQVKVEEGQAIYIEKLDAEAGETVTFDRVLMVGGEDVKVGSPTVDGATVTAKVEKQGRAKKVIVFKFKAKKKYRRKQGHRQPYTKVIIEKINA; encoded by the coding sequence ATGTACGCAATTATCGAAACTGGTGGTAAACAAGTAAAGGTAGAAGAAGGTCAAGCTATCTACATTGAAAAGTTAGACGCTGAAGCAGGTGAAACAGTAACTTTCGACCGTGTATTAATGGTTGGTGGTGAAGACGTTAAAGTTGGTAGCCCAACTGTTGACGGAGCAACTGTAACTGCTAAAGTTGAAAAGCAAGGCCGCGCTAAGAAAGTGATCGTTTTCAAGTTTAAGGCGAAGAAGAAATACCGTCGTAAGCAAGGTCACAGACAGCCATACACAAAAGTAATCATTGAAAAAATTAACGCGTAA